TTGCTTTTAAGTTCTTCAACACATTCATCAAGCATATCCATCGTTTCTTGGTCTACTCTAATTTGTAGTTTTATATTCTTAGGTTTCTCAGAAGGTGGACGACCTATTTTCTTTGGCGACATTGCTTCACCTCACTTTATGCCAGTACAATAACATTATATATTTGTCATGACAAAAAGTCAACAAGCACA
The genomic region above belongs to Tissierellales bacterium and contains:
- a CDS encoding ribbon-helix-helix protein, CopG family, yielding MSPKKIGRPPSEKPKNIKLQIRVDQETMDMLDECVEELKSNRSDVVRKGIKKIADDLRDK